In the Chromatiaceae bacterium genome, one interval contains:
- a CDS encoding septation protein A: MKMLADLFPVLLFFIAYQLFDIYVATQVAIAAAVLQVAYNKLRHGTVETMHWVTLGLLVVFGGLTLALRDPTFIKWKPTVVNWLFGAAFLVSQLFMERSLLRRMMDHAVSMPDSAWARLNMAWVAFFFVMGVINLYVAYNFPEDVWVNFKLFGFLGLTLLFMLAQGFFLARFIQTDTPTNED; this comes from the coding sequence ATGAAGATGCTGGCCGATCTCTTCCCTGTCCTGCTGTTTTTCATCGCCTACCAGTTGTTCGATATCTATGTAGCGACCCAGGTGGCAATCGCCGCTGCGGTGCTACAGGTGGCGTACAACAAGCTGCGGCACGGCACGGTCGAGACCATGCACTGGGTCACCCTTGGATTGCTGGTCGTGTTCGGCGGACTCACTTTGGCGCTTCGCGATCCGACCTTCATCAAGTGGAAACCGACCGTGGTCAACTGGCTCTTCGGTGCGGCATTCCTGGTCTCCCAGCTGTTCATGGAACGCAGCCTGCTGCGCCGCATGATGGACCACGCCGTGAGCATGCCGGACAGTGCCTGGGCGCGGCTCAATATGGCCTGGGTCGCGTTCTTCTTTGTGATGGGCGTAATCAATCTGTATGTCGCCTACAACTTCCCGGAAGACGTGTGGGTAAACTTCAAGCTGTTCGGCTTCCTCGGCCTGACGCTGCTGTTCATGCTCGCTCAAGGTTTTTTCCTGGCGCGTTTCATTCAAACCGATACCCCGACGAACGAGGACTGA
- a CDS encoding YciI family protein: MLYAIVSTDVSNSLLLRKGARPAHIERLEELQRQGRLVLAGPNPAIDASDPGDAGFTGSLVVAEFPSLEEAKAWADADPYVAAGVYAGVTVKPFKQVFPR, encoded by the coding sequence ATGCTCTATGCAATCGTCAGCACCGATGTCTCCAACAGCCTGCTGCTGCGCAAAGGTGCGCGTCCCGCGCACATCGAACGCCTCGAGGAACTGCAGCGCCAAGGCAGACTGGTGCTCGCCGGGCCCAATCCCGCAATCGATGCCAGCGACCCGGGCGACGCCGGTTTTACCGGCAGCCTGGTTGTCGCTGAGTTCCCCAGCCTGGAAGAAGCCAAAGCCTGGGCCGACGCCGACCCGTACGTGGCCGCCGGCGTATATGCCGGCGTGACGGTCAAACCATTCAAACAGGTATTTCCGCGATAA
- a CDS encoding peptidylprolyl isomerase, whose protein sequence is MQYDTPSIKRHSPYIPRSAFAPLRAAGLALAIVMAGAAGAESVEPPQPLVKIDDFMLNNLHFALFASQTGRDPQDPEEQLRLLNELVNNFMVANSPEGQALAKEPEVEAALEVARARLIAQTYVRSALEKSPIDEAQVKSIYDAEYAAPGVEYKARHILLENEADARDVIAALDAGKDFAELASERSTGPSKSVGGDLGWFAGDEMVSAFSHATQELADGQYSKTPVKTQFGWHVILREQSREVPPPSLESVRSEIEQQIRQEQVAKLVAAIRDKTKIEVQRLEE, encoded by the coding sequence ATGCAGTACGACACGCCGTCGATCAAGCGGCATTCGCCTTACATTCCACGTAGTGCTTTCGCTCCGTTGCGCGCCGCCGGCCTCGCACTCGCGATCGTCATGGCCGGCGCGGCCGGTGCCGAATCCGTCGAACCGCCGCAGCCGCTGGTGAAGATCGACGACTTCATGCTGAACAACCTGCATTTTGCGCTGTTCGCCAGTCAGACCGGGCGGGACCCGCAGGACCCCGAGGAACAACTGCGCCTCCTCAACGAGTTGGTGAACAACTTCATGGTGGCCAACTCGCCCGAAGGCCAGGCGCTCGCCAAAGAACCCGAGGTGGAGGCCGCTCTGGAGGTCGCGCGCGCGCGACTGATCGCGCAGACGTATGTGCGCTCCGCACTGGAGAAGTCGCCGATCGACGAGGCACAGGTAAAGTCGATCTACGACGCCGAGTACGCGGCGCCCGGCGTCGAGTACAAGGCACGCCACATCCTGCTGGAAAACGAGGCCGATGCGCGCGACGTCATTGCCGCACTGGACGCCGGAAAGGATTTTGCCGAACTCGCCAGTGAACGTTCGACCGGACCGAGCAAATCGGTCGGTGGCGATCTGGGATGGTTCGCCGGCGACGAAATGGTGAGCGCGTTCTCACATGCCACGCAGGAGCTTGCCGACGGGCAGTACAGCAAGACGCCGGTCAAGACCCAGTTCGGATGGCATGTAATCCTGCGCGAACAGAGCCGCGAGGTCCCACCTCCGAGCCTTGAGTCAGTGCGCAGCGAGATCGAGCAGCAGATTCGTCAGGAGCAGGTCGCGAAGCTGGTTGCAGCCATCAGAGACAAGACCAAGATCGAAGTGCAGCGCCTGGAGGAATGA
- a CDS encoding segregation and condensation protein A, with product MGDPSKKEREILVVMRKVLAQIIKDTTPPSRAMKHPLSEQTIEDVRHCLGLISLRERELADAAGVAQERPYFTDEKPTAEVVPIGKIGRPPQKSDD from the coding sequence ATGGGCGATCCGAGCAAGAAAGAACGCGAGATCCTGGTGGTGATGCGCAAGGTACTGGCGCAGATCATCAAGGACACCACTCCGCCCAGTCGGGCGATGAAGCATCCGCTATCCGAACAGACCATCGAGGACGTGCGCCACTGCCTGGGGCTGATCTCCCTGCGTGAACGCGAACTGGCGGATGCCGCCGGGGTTGCTCAGGAGCGGCCGTATTTCACTGACGAGAAACCGACCGCCGAAGTGGTGCCGATCGGCAAGATCGGCCGCCCGCCGCAGAAGTCCGACGACTGA
- the rpoS gene encoding RNA polymerase sigma factor RpoS translates to MPAKRDDVELDADEDIDGDDVDVGIDTNDPKDLEIVDAVEEESESSDEGESRYAAGEIPDSQLDATRLYLNEIGFSKLLTAEEEVYYARLAQKGDVAARRRMIECNLRLVVKIARRYMNRGLALLDLIEEGNLGLIRAVEKFDPERGFRFSTYATWWIRQTIERAIMNQTRTIRLPIHVVKEINVYLRAARQLTQTLDHEPTAEEIADLLDRPIDEVKRMLGLNERVTSVDTPYGKEADKPLLDTIADENATDPTEHIQADDISGHLDEWLSKLNDKQREVVERRFGLHGYENSTLEQVANELGVTRERVRQIQMDALKRLRGILEQEGFSIDTIFK, encoded by the coding sequence ATGCCGGCGAAACGCGACGACGTTGAACTCGATGCTGACGAGGACATCGACGGGGACGACGTAGATGTGGGAATCGACACCAACGATCCTAAGGATCTGGAAATCGTCGACGCGGTCGAAGAAGAATCAGAGAGCAGCGATGAAGGGGAGAGCCGCTATGCGGCCGGAGAGATCCCGGATAGCCAGCTCGATGCGACCCGCCTCTATCTGAACGAAATCGGCTTCTCCAAACTGCTGACGGCAGAAGAGGAAGTGTATTACGCGCGGCTGGCCCAGAAGGGTGACGTCGCCGCCAGGCGACGCATGATCGAGTGCAACCTGCGCCTGGTCGTGAAGATCGCACGCCGCTACATGAACCGCGGTCTGGCTTTGCTCGACCTGATCGAAGAGGGCAACCTCGGTCTGATCCGCGCGGTCGAGAAATTTGACCCGGAACGGGGTTTCCGCTTCTCGACCTACGCCACTTGGTGGATTCGCCAGACGATCGAGCGCGCGATCATGAACCAGACGCGCACCATTCGACTGCCGATCCACGTGGTCAAGGAAATCAACGTCTATCTGCGCGCGGCGAGACAACTCACGCAAACCCTCGACCACGAGCCGACGGCGGAAGAGATCGCTGATCTGCTCGATCGACCGATCGACGAAGTCAAGCGCATGCTCGGACTCAACGAACGTGTGACCTCGGTCGACACGCCATATGGCAAGGAAGCGGACAAACCCCTGCTCGACACGATCGCCGACGAAAATGCGACCGATCCCACCGAGCATATCCAGGCTGACGACATCTCGGGCCATCTCGATGAATGGTTGTCGAAACTGAACGACAAGCAGCGAGAGGTAGTGGAACGCCGCTTTGGCCTGCACGGATACGAAAACTCGACGCTCGAACAGGTGGCAAATGAATTGGGCGTGACCCGTGAGCGGGTCAGGCAGATCCAGATGGACGCGTTGAAGCGCCTGCGCGGTATCCTCGAACAGGAAGGTTTTTCGATCGACACCATCTTCAAGTGA
- a CDS encoding peptidoglycan DD-metalloendopeptidase family protein, whose product MRLCCAALSLLLLAACTASWRAPVESRGQRTVARPAPPSRPSISGDSYRVQRGDTLYGIAWQSGIDYRAIAAWNGIRAPYRIYAGQSLRLRPPPPVRTPPAPPAPRPSTQARAPRVSPPGPSPSSPSPSSTVRALQWHWPVQGRVVSTFRKDDPLRKGVKIAGKAGDPIRAAENGKVVYSGSGLIGYGRLIIVKHNDNFLSAYGHNRKILVAEGDQVTKGQKIAEMGTANNGDALLHFEIRRDGKPVDPVSLLPRR is encoded by the coding sequence CTGCGGCTGTGTTGTGCGGCACTGTCGCTGTTGTTGCTTGCGGCATGCACGGCCAGCTGGCGTGCGCCGGTGGAGTCGCGTGGTCAACGTACAGTGGCGCGGCCGGCACCGCCCTCGCGTCCGTCCATCAGCGGCGATAGTTATCGCGTGCAGCGAGGCGATACCTTGTACGGCATCGCTTGGCAGAGTGGGATCGACTATCGGGCGATCGCCGCGTGGAACGGCATTCGTGCGCCGTACCGGATCTACGCCGGACAGTCGCTGCGCTTGCGTCCACCACCACCCGTGCGAACACCACCTGCTCCGCCTGCTCCGCGGCCGAGTACTCAGGCACGCGCGCCGCGCGTGTCGCCTCCGGGACCTTCACCCTCTTCACCCTCACCCTCGTCGACGGTGCGCGCGCTGCAATGGCACTGGCCGGTACAAGGCCGCGTCGTATCCACGTTTCGCAAAGACGATCCGCTGCGCAAGGGCGTAAAAATTGCCGGCAAGGCCGGCGATCCGATTCGTGCCGCCGAGAATGGCAAGGTCGTTTACAGCGGGAGTGGACTGATCGGCTACGGGCGGCTTATCATCGTCAAACATAACGACAATTTCCTGAGTGCCTATGGGCACAACAGGAAGATTCTGGTCGCAGAAGGTGACCAGGTTACCAAAGGACAGAAGATTGCAGAGATGGGTACCGCGAACAACGGCGATGCCTTGCTGCATTTCGAGATCAGGCGTGACGGTAAGCCGGTGGATCCGGTAAGTCTGCTGCCGCGGCGCTGA
- a CDS encoding DedA family protein, whose product MKIFSPLYARAMRWARHPRAPWYLGGLSFAESSFFPIPPDVMLAPMSMAQPRRAIGFAALTTLTSVLGGMFGYLIGMFAFELVEAWIQGGRYAEPFALSRQWFEEWGVLAIFAAGFSPIPYKIFTITAGLLSMSFLPFVMASFVGRGLRFFLVALLMAWGGTRMEERLHRWIDWLGWLTVALLVIIVLLYRF is encoded by the coding sequence GTGAAGATTTTTTCGCCACTGTATGCGCGCGCGATGCGTTGGGCCCGTCACCCGCGCGCGCCGTGGTATCTCGGCGGCCTGAGTTTCGCGGAGTCGTCGTTCTTCCCGATCCCTCCGGACGTCATGCTCGCGCCAATGAGCATGGCGCAACCGCGACGGGCAATCGGGTTCGCGGCGTTGACCACGCTCACCTCGGTGCTGGGCGGCATGTTCGGTTATCTGATCGGCATGTTCGCGTTCGAACTTGTCGAGGCATGGATCCAGGGTGGCAGATACGCCGAGCCCTTCGCGCTGTCCCGGCAGTGGTTCGAAGAATGGGGCGTCTTGGCGATATTCGCTGCCGGTTTTTCCCCGATCCCATACAAGATATTCACGATCACCGCCGGCCTGCTCAGTATGTCGTTTCTGCCGTTCGTGATGGCTTCGTTCGTCGGTCGAGGGTTGCGGTTCTTCCTGGTCGCGCTGTTGATGGCCTGGGGCGGCACACGCATGGAGGAACGACTGCATCGCTGGATAGATTGGCTGGGTTGGTTGACGGTGGCCCTGCTGGTCATCATAGTCCTGCTGTACAGGTTCTGA
- a CDS encoding protein-L-isoaspartate(D-aspartate) O-methyltransferase, whose product MTSQRTRERLIQRLREEGIRDPRVLERIRNTPRHLFVDEALASRAYEDTALPIGSGQTLSQPYIVARMTEALLQGGALENVLEVGTGSGYQTAVLAPLVRRVYTVERVKTLLDSARRRFQRLDMRNIVTKHTDGGLGLPEYAPFDGIIVTAAPEGIPRALVEQLRPGGCMVLPVGRREEQALVRVTRTADGYEHEMLERVSFVPLLDGVC is encoded by the coding sequence ATGACCTCGCAGCGCACTCGTGAGCGTCTGATTCAACGGCTGCGCGAAGAGGGAATCCGCGATCCGCGGGTTCTCGAGCGCATACGCAACACGCCGCGCCACCTATTCGTAGACGAAGCGCTGGCGAGCCGCGCGTACGAAGACACGGCCCTTCCGATCGGCAGTGGCCAGACATTGTCGCAACCTTACATCGTTGCGCGGATGACCGAGGCCTTGCTGCAGGGTGGGGCCTTGGAAAATGTGCTCGAAGTGGGCACCGGGTCGGGTTATCAGACGGCGGTGCTGGCGCCGCTGGTGCGCCGGGTATACACAGTCGAGCGTGTCAAGACATTGCTCGACAGCGCGCGGCGACGGTTCCAGCGTCTGGATATGCGCAACATCGTCACCAAGCACACCGACGGCGGTCTTGGGCTTCCCGAGTATGCACCGTTCGACGGCATCATCGTGACCGCGGCGCCCGAGGGGATTCCACGTGCCCTGGTTGAACAGTTGCGTCCCGGCGGATGCATGGTGCTGCCGGTTGGCAGGCGCGAGGAGCAGGCCCTGGTGCGGGTCACCCGCACGGCTGACGGCTACGAGCATGAGATGCTCGAGCGGGTCAGTTTCGTACCCTTGCTCGACGGGGTCTGCTGA
- the surE gene encoding 5'/3'-nucleotidase SurE has translation MRILLSNDDGYQAPGLRALHVALSGIAETVVVAPDRDRSGASNSLTLEQPIRASEAENGFIRVEGTPTDCVHLAITGLLTEEPDMVVSGINAGANMGDDVIYSGTVAAATEGRFLGYPAIAISIASHTPRHFDTAARIAVEMVQRLCAHPLASDSILNVNVPDLPYESLSGVVATRLGHRHKAEPVVKAEDPRGRPIYWVGPAGAEQDAGPGTDFHAVRNGQVSVTPLQVDLTRHQALSGLGAWLERPL, from the coding sequence ATGCGAATTCTCCTCAGCAACGACGACGGTTACCAGGCCCCGGGCCTGCGCGCTTTGCACGTGGCGTTGTCCGGTATTGCAGAAACCGTGGTTGTCGCACCCGATCGCGATCGCAGTGGTGCGAGCAATTCGTTGACCCTCGAGCAGCCGATCAGGGCGAGTGAGGCGGAGAACGGCTTCATACGCGTCGAGGGGACGCCCACCGACTGCGTCCATCTCGCGATCACCGGGCTGCTCACCGAAGAACCCGATATGGTGGTTTCAGGTATCAACGCCGGCGCCAACATGGGCGACGATGTCATCTATTCGGGTACCGTCGCGGCGGCGACCGAGGGGCGTTTCCTCGGCTATCCGGCGATCGCGATTTCGATCGCGTCGCACACTCCGCGGCACTTCGACACCGCGGCGCGGATCGCTGTCGAAATGGTCCAGCGGCTGTGCGCCCACCCGTTGGCGTCCGACTCGATCCTGAACGTCAATGTCCCCGATCTGCCGTATGAATCGCTGAGCGGTGTCGTTGCCACGCGACTCGGGCACCGACACAAGGCCGAACCCGTGGTCAAGGCCGAAGATCCACGTGGCCGACCGATTTATTGGGTCGGACCGGCTGGCGCCGAGCAGGATGCGGGTCCAGGGACCGATTTCCACGCCGTGCGCAACGGCCAGGTATCGGTCACGCCCCTGCAGGTCGATCTCACTCGCCATCAGGCATTGTCGGGGCTTGGTGCATGGCTGGAGCGACCGCTGTGA
- a CDS encoding Smr/MutS family protein translates to MGDADDKRDDTDDEAAFRAAMADVAPMKEKRAAPYRRRRRPEPLNLPVGDEATEEFADLAIETGDFLEFRRPGIQNRVFHDLQRGVIEARATLDLHGLRVREASQALDRFLVQSLAAGRRCVRIIHGKGRGSDGQQPVLKQKTNQWLRQRDEVLAFVTAPRWDGGTGAVYVLLSGKRRQAG, encoded by the coding sequence ATGGGAGACGCGGACGACAAGCGCGACGATACCGACGACGAGGCAGCGTTCCGCGCCGCGATGGCCGACGTCGCCCCGATGAAAGAAAAGCGCGCTGCCCCCTACCGCCGGCGCCGACGCCCGGAGCCCTTGAACCTGCCGGTCGGTGACGAGGCGACCGAAGAATTTGCCGACCTCGCGATCGAGACCGGTGATTTTCTCGAGTTCCGCAGGCCCGGCATCCAGAACCGGGTATTCCACGACCTGCAGCGCGGTGTGATCGAGGCCCGCGCGACGCTCGACCTGCACGGCCTGCGGGTGCGCGAAGCGAGCCAGGCGCTCGACCGCTTCCTGGTACAGAGTCTTGCCGCAGGCCGGCGTTGCGTTCGGATCATCCACGGCAAGGGACGCGGTTCGGACGGCCAACAGCCGGTCCTCAAACAGAAGACCAATCAGTGGTTGCGCCAACGCGACGAGGTGTTGGCTTTCGTCACAGCGCCACGCTGGGACGGTGGAACCGGCGCGGTGTACGTCCTGTTGTCCGGCAAACGACGACAAGCAGGCTGA
- the truD gene encoding tRNA pseudouridine(13) synthase TruD: protein MPIPELPEEPTLGLPRAFGGPVLDGVLRQVPEDFVVVEELGYEASGHGEHVMLRVRKRGRNTAEVARLLARHAGVAQVAVGFAGLKDRNADTTQHFSVQLAGREAPDWSLLEDDSLQVLSAVPHHRKVRRGSLRGNRFEIRVTAVRGDTAQAEDILQRIAREGVPNYFGNQRFGHRGGNLQRFSDMIGRRGRRPGREQRSLLLSAARSHLFNQVLAARLADGSWQCAVEGDVLQLEGSQRQFMHDPADPSIATRLADLDIHPSGPLCGRSGRALQPVQLAAQREHDVLGPWADWIDALARMGVDADRRALRLVVSELTWTWQEDALVLTFGLPAGGYATTVLRELLRSAG, encoded by the coding sequence ATGCCCATCCCGGAATTGCCTGAAGAACCGACGCTCGGTCTACCTCGTGCGTTCGGCGGACCAGTGCTCGACGGCGTCCTCCGACAGGTGCCCGAGGATTTTGTGGTCGTCGAGGAACTTGGGTACGAGGCATCCGGGCACGGCGAGCATGTGATGTTGAGGGTGCGCAAGCGCGGTCGCAATACGGCCGAGGTCGCGCGCCTGCTCGCGCGGCATGCCGGCGTCGCCCAGGTCGCTGTCGGTTTCGCGGGCCTGAAAGATCGCAATGCCGACACCACGCAGCATTTCAGCGTGCAACTGGCGGGTCGCGAAGCACCCGATTGGTCGCTGCTGGAGGACGATTCGCTGCAGGTCCTGTCGGCCGTACCCCATCACCGCAAGGTGCGGCGTGGCAGCCTGCGCGGCAACCGCTTCGAGATTCGCGTCACGGCGGTACGCGGTGACACGGCACAAGCTGAAGACATCTTGCAGCGAATCGCCCGCGAAGGTGTCCCCAACTATTTCGGCAACCAGCGATTCGGGCATCGCGGAGGAAATCTTCAGCGCTTCTCCGACATGATCGGACGCCGCGGCCGCAGACCGGGCCGCGAACAGCGCAGTCTGCTGTTGTCCGCCGCCAGATCGCATCTGTTCAATCAGGTTCTGGCGGCGCGGCTTGCCGACGGCAGCTGGCAATGCGCCGTCGAGGGCGACGTGCTCCAGCTGGAGGGTTCGCAACGCCAGTTCATGCATGATCCGGCCGATCCGAGCATTGCCACTCGCCTGGCCGATCTCGATATCCATCCGAGCGGTCCACTGTGCGGACGATCGGGAAGGGCCTTGCAGCCCGTGCAGCTGGCCGCCCAGCGGGAACATGATGTACTGGGGCCCTGGGCGGACTGGATCGATGCCTTGGCCCGTATGGGCGTCGATGCCGATCGGCGTGCCCTGCGCCTGGTGGTCTCGGAACTGACGTGGACGTGGCAGGAAGATGCGTTGGTGTTGACGTTCGGGCTGCCTGCCGGCGGTTATGCCACCACGGTGTTACGCGAACTTCTCCGCTCGGCCGGATAA
- the ispF gene encoding 2-C-methyl-D-erythritol 2,4-cyclodiphosphate synthase: protein MMRIGHGFDAHRFGDGDQVTIGGVRIAHTRGLEAHSDGDVLVHAVCDALLGAAALGDIGRHFPDTDDAYRDIDSRILLRRVRDALAGQGLRVSNLDCTVVAQAPRMAPHIDTMRANLAQDMGVSVDRVNVKATTTERMGYTGRGEGIAAHAVVLLTDL, encoded by the coding sequence ATAATGCGGATAGGTCACGGATTCGATGCACATCGTTTCGGCGACGGAGACCAGGTAACGATCGGTGGTGTCCGGATCGCACACACGCGCGGCCTGGAGGCGCACTCTGACGGCGACGTGCTGGTCCACGCGGTGTGCGACGCATTGTTGGGCGCTGCCGCACTCGGCGACATCGGGCGGCATTTTCCCGATACCGACGATGCCTACCGCGATATCGACAGTCGCATCCTGCTTCGTCGGGTACGCGACGCACTGGCCGGGCAGGGTCTGCGGGTTTCCAATCTCGACTGCACCGTGGTTGCTCAGGCACCACGCATGGCGCCGCATATCGATACGATGCGCGCCAATCTTGCACAGGACATGGGGGTCTCGGTCGACCGCGTCAACGTCAAGGCGACGACCACGGAGCGGATGGGGTACACCGGTCGCGGCGAGGGTATCGCGGCCCACGCGGTCGTCCTGCTGACCGACCTTTGA